In the Kitasatospora terrestris genome, one interval contains:
- the mce gene encoding methylmalonyl-CoA epimerase has product MLTRIDHIGIACFDLDKTVEFYRNTYGFEVFHSEVNEEQGVREAMLKINDTGDGGASYLQLLEPTREDSTVAKWLAKNGEGVHHIAFGTADVDGDAADIKAKGVRVLYDEPRIGSMGSRITFLHPKDCGGVLTELVTSATGPVEH; this is encoded by the coding sequence GTGCTGACCCGCATCGACCACATCGGCATCGCCTGCTTCGACCTCGACAAGACGGTCGAGTTCTACCGCAACACCTACGGCTTCGAGGTGTTCCACTCCGAGGTCAACGAGGAGCAGGGGGTCCGCGAGGCGATGCTGAAGATCAACGACACCGGGGACGGCGGCGCCTCCTACCTGCAGCTGCTGGAGCCCACCCGGGAGGACTCCACGGTCGCCAAGTGGCTGGCGAAGAACGGCGAGGGCGTGCACCACATCGCCTTCGGCACCGCCGACGTCGACGGGGACGCCGCGGACATCAAGGCCAAGGGCGTGCGGGTGCTGTACGACGAGCCGCGGATCGGCTCGATGGGCTCCCGGATCACCTTCCTGCACCCGAAGGACTGCGGCGGCGTGCTGACCGAACTGGTCACCTCGGCGACCGGACCGGTCGAACACTGA
- a CDS encoding AIM24 family protein, whose product MPGYGAPPQGQFGAPLPYAPGGEGPTVHDAGSLPVNDNVNPYAFSVDLNGAYYLQKGKMIAYYGDMRFSGIGRGVIDQMLERNFNSPLHASDWVVAEGRGKLLLADRAFDLNSYDLENGNLTVRSGNLLAFEPTLQLKQSIIPGFLTLIGTGKFVAASNGPVHFVEPPIRVDPQALVGWADCPAPCHHYDHSYMHGIIGGLRHLTGIGGASGEEHQFEFIGAGQVLLQSSETLMAERSVGVVHAEAGVPGSGVPHQGGHGGGQQLPNVNVPGLGNVNLGDLGRRFGL is encoded by the coding sequence ATGCCGGGCTACGGCGCCCCGCCGCAGGGCCAGTTCGGCGCGCCGCTGCCGTACGCGCCGGGCGGCGAGGGCCCGACGGTGCACGACGCGGGCTCGCTGCCGGTCAACGACAACGTCAACCCGTACGCCTTCTCGGTCGACCTGAACGGCGCGTACTACCTGCAGAAGGGCAAGATGATCGCCTACTACGGCGACATGCGCTTCTCGGGCATCGGGCGCGGCGTGATCGACCAGATGCTGGAGCGGAACTTCAACTCCCCGCTGCACGCCTCGGACTGGGTGGTCGCCGAGGGCCGCGGCAAGCTGCTGCTGGCCGACCGGGCGTTCGACCTGAACTCGTACGACCTGGAGAACGGCAACCTGACCGTCCGCTCGGGCAACCTGCTGGCGTTCGAGCCGACCCTGCAGCTGAAGCAGTCGATCATCCCCGGCTTCCTTACGCTGATCGGGACCGGCAAGTTCGTCGCGGCCTCCAACGGCCCGGTGCACTTCGTCGAGCCGCCGATCCGGGTCGACCCGCAGGCGCTGGTCGGCTGGGCGGACTGCCCGGCGCCGTGCCACCACTACGACCACAGCTACATGCACGGCATCATCGGCGGGCTGCGCCACCTGACCGGGATCGGCGGGGCGTCCGGCGAGGAGCACCAGTTCGAGTTCATCGGGGCCGGCCAGGTGCTGCTGCAGTCCAGCGAGACCCTGATGGCCGAGCGCTCGGTGGGCGTGGTGCACGCGGAGGCGGGCGTGCCCGGCAGCGGCGTGCCGCACCAGGGCGGGCACGGCGGCGGCCAGCAGCTGCCGAACGTCAACGTCCCGGGGCTCGGCAACGTGAACCTGGGCGACCTGGGCCGGCGCTTCGGCCTCTAG
- the meaB gene encoding methylmalonyl Co-A mutase-associated GTPase MeaB, translating to MVDVAALVEQAREGRPRAVARLISLVENAAPQLRDVMAALSPHTGNAYTVGLTGSPGVGKSTSTSALVSAYRRLGKRVGVLAVDPSSPFSGGALLGDRVRMQDHATDPEVFIRSMATRGHLGGLSWAAPQALRVLDGAGCDVVLVETVGVGQSEVEVAAQADTTVVLLAPGMGDGIQAAKAGILEIGDVFVVNKADRDGADATARELNHMLGLGGARQAGDWRPPVVKTVAARGEGVDEVVDALEKHRGWLAASGELADRRRRRAAQEVEAITLAALRARIGDLRGDRHLHALAEQVAAGRLDPYAAADVLIAELTA from the coding sequence ATGGTCGATGTGGCAGCACTGGTCGAGCAGGCCCGGGAGGGCCGGCCGCGGGCGGTCGCCCGGCTGATCTCGCTGGTGGAGAACGCGGCGCCCCAACTGCGCGACGTGATGGCCGCGTTGTCGCCCCACACCGGAAACGCGTACACGGTCGGACTGACCGGGTCGCCCGGCGTCGGCAAGTCCACCTCCACCTCGGCGCTGGTCTCCGCGTACCGCCGGCTCGGCAAGCGGGTCGGCGTCCTGGCGGTCGACCCGTCCTCGCCGTTCTCCGGCGGCGCGCTGCTCGGAGACCGGGTCCGGATGCAGGACCACGCCACCGACCCCGAGGTGTTCATCCGCTCGATGGCCACCCGCGGCCACCTCGGCGGCCTGTCCTGGGCCGCCCCGCAGGCGCTGCGGGTGCTGGACGGCGCCGGCTGCGACGTCGTCCTGGTCGAGACCGTGGGCGTCGGGCAGTCCGAGGTGGAGGTCGCCGCGCAGGCCGACACCACCGTGGTGCTGCTCGCTCCCGGCATGGGCGACGGCATCCAGGCCGCGAAGGCCGGGATCCTGGAGATCGGCGACGTCTTCGTGGTCAACAAGGCCGACCGGGACGGCGCGGACGCCACCGCGCGCGAGCTCAACCACATGCTCGGCCTCGGCGGGGCCCGGCAGGCCGGCGACTGGCGGCCGCCCGTCGTCAAGACGGTCGCCGCGCGGGGCGAGGGCGTCGACGAGGTCGTCGACGCGCTGGAGAAGCACCGCGGCTGGCTCGCCGCGAGCGGCGAACTCGCCGACCGGCGCCGCCGCCGCGCCGCTCAGGAGGTCGAGGCGATCACCCTCGCCGCACTCCGCGCCCGGATCGGCGACCTGCGCGGAGACCGCCACCTCCACGCCCTCGCCGAGCAGGTGGCCGCCGGCCGGCTGGACCCGTACGCCGCGGCGGACGTGCTGATCGCCGAGCTGACGGCCTGA
- a CDS encoding MarR family winged helix-turn-helix transcriptional regulator produces the protein MDTHVTEAPEVSSSTAEEETPWLDAREQRFWRAHLEVSKLLDYQLSRELQVHDLAINDYEILVVLSEAPERRMRMTDLATATLQSKSRLSHQITRMENAGLVLRQECPGDRRGLFAHLTEQGWETMQKVAPCHVRSVREHFVDRFTPEQIDAMYEALAPVAEHLRTLRGRS, from the coding sequence ATGGATACGCATGTGACCGAAGCGCCGGAGGTCTCCTCCTCGACAGCCGAGGAGGAGACCCCTTGGCTCGACGCCCGTGAGCAGCGGTTCTGGCGGGCCCACCTCGAGGTCAGCAAGCTGCTCGACTACCAGCTGAGCCGGGAGCTCCAGGTCCACGATCTCGCGATCAACGACTACGAGATCCTGGTGGTGCTCTCCGAGGCGCCCGAGCGCCGGATGCGGATGACCGACCTGGCCACCGCCACCCTCCAGTCCAAGAGCCGCCTCTCGCACCAGATCACCCGGATGGAGAACGCCGGGCTGGTGCTCCGCCAGGAGTGCCCCGGCGACCGGCGCGGCCTGTTCGCCCACCTCACCGAACAGGGCTGGGAGACGATGCAGAAGGTGGCGCCCTGCCACGTCCGCAGCGTCCGCGAGCACTTCGTCGACCGGTTCACCCCGGAGCAGATCGACGCGATGTACGAGGCCCTCGCACCGGTGGCCGAGCACCTGCGCACCCTGCGCGGCCGCAGCTGA
- a CDS encoding acetyl-CoA C-acetyltransferase, whose translation MTTSVIVAGARTPMGRLLGSLKGFSGAELGGIAIKAALERAGITGEQVQYVIMGQVLQAGAGQIPARQAAVKAGIPLNVPALTINKVCLSGLDAIALADQLIRAGEFDVVVAGGQESMTNAPHLLPKSREGFKYGAIEMLDAMAYDGLTDAYENIPMGESTEKHNARLGIPREVQDEIAAASHQRAAKAQADGVFEVEITPVAVPQRKGDPVLFSQDEGIRADTTVEGLGKLRPAFTKDGTITAGTSSQISDGAAAVVVMSKAKAEELGLTWIAEIGAHGNVAGPDNSLQSQPSNAIKHALAKEGLEVADLDLIEINEAFAAVAHQSMKDLGVSSDIVNVNGGAIALGHPIGMSGARVVLHLALELQRRGGGVGAAALCGGGGQGDALIVKVPSQG comes from the coding sequence ATGACTACTTCAGTGATCGTCGCCGGTGCACGCACACCGATGGGCCGCCTGCTCGGCTCGCTCAAGGGCTTCTCCGGCGCGGAGCTCGGCGGTATCGCCATCAAGGCCGCGCTCGAGCGGGCCGGCATCACCGGCGAGCAGGTCCAGTACGTGATCATGGGCCAGGTGCTCCAGGCCGGCGCCGGCCAGATCCCCGCCCGCCAGGCCGCGGTCAAGGCCGGCATCCCGCTGAACGTCCCGGCGCTCACCATCAACAAGGTCTGCCTCTCCGGCCTGGACGCCATCGCCCTCGCCGACCAGCTGATCCGCGCCGGCGAGTTCGACGTCGTGGTGGCCGGCGGCCAGGAGTCCATGACCAACGCCCCGCACCTGCTGCCGAAGTCCCGCGAGGGCTTCAAGTACGGCGCGATCGAGATGCTCGACGCCATGGCGTACGACGGCCTGACCGACGCCTACGAGAACATCCCGATGGGCGAGTCCACCGAGAAGCACAACGCCCGCCTCGGCATCCCGCGCGAGGTGCAGGACGAGATCGCCGCCGCCTCGCACCAGCGCGCCGCCAAGGCCCAGGCCGACGGCGTCTTCGAGGTCGAGATCACCCCGGTCGCCGTCCCGCAGCGCAAGGGCGACCCGGTCCTCTTCTCGCAGGACGAGGGCATCCGCGCCGACACCACCGTCGAGGGCCTCGGCAAGCTGCGCCCGGCCTTCACCAAGGACGGCACCATCACCGCCGGCACCTCCTCGCAGATCTCCGACGGCGCCGCCGCCGTCGTGGTGATGAGCAAGGCCAAGGCCGAGGAGCTGGGCCTGACCTGGATCGCCGAGATCGGCGCCCACGGCAACGTGGCCGGCCCGGACAACTCGCTCCAGTCGCAGCCGTCGAACGCGATCAAGCACGCCCTCGCCAAGGAGGGCCTGGAGGTCGCCGACCTCGACCTGATCGAGATCAACGAGGCCTTCGCCGCGGTCGCCCACCAGTCGATGAAGGACCTCGGCGTCTCCTCCGACATCGTCAACGTCAACGGCGGCGCGATCGCCCTCGGCCACCCGATCGGCATGTCCGGCGCCCGCGTGGTGCTGCACCTCGCGCTGGAGCTCCAGCGCCGCGGCGGCGGCGTCGGCGCGGCCGCGCTGTGCGGCGGCGGCGGCCAGGGCGACGCCCTGATCGTGAAGGTGCCCTCGCAGGGCTGA